One genomic segment of Ricinus communis isolate WT05 ecotype wild-type chromosome 3, ASM1957865v1, whole genome shotgun sequence includes these proteins:
- the LOC8275706 gene encoding 110 kDa U5 small nuclear ribonucleoprotein component CLO: protein MDDNLYDEFGNYIGPEIESDQDSDREEEEEEDLPEKPHEDHDMVSDGDEEINGSNGWLTTSNNDVDMDNQIVLAEDKKYYPTAEEVYGEDVETLVMDEDEQPLEQPIIKPVRNIKFEVGVKDSSTYVSSQFLVGLMSNPSLVRNVALVGHLQHGKTLFMDMLVEQTHHMPTFDMNSEKHMRYTDTRIDEQERRISIKAVPMSLVLEDSNSKSYLCNIMDTPGHVNFSDEMTAALRIADGAVLIVDAAEGVMVNTERAIRHAIQERLPIVLVINKVDRLITELKLPPKDAYHKLRHTLEVINNHITAGSSTAGSVQVIDPAAGNVCFASANAGWSFTLQSFAKLYLKLHGIPFDADKFASRLWGDWYYHPDTRAFKKKSPASGGERSFVHFVLEPLYKIYSQVIGEHKKSVEATLAELGVTLPNAAYKLNVRPLLRLACSRVFGSASGFTDMLVQHIPSAKNAAAKKVDHVYTGPKDSTIYKAMVDCNPSGPLMVNVTKLYPKSDCSSFDAFGRVYSGQILTGQSVKVLGEGYSPDDEEDMTVKEVTKLWVYQARYRLPISMAPPGSWVLIEGVDASIMKTATLCNVNYTYEDVYIFRPLQFNTLPVVKTATEPLNPSELPKMVEGLRKISKSYPLAITKVEESGEHTILGTGELYLDSIMKDLRELYSEVEVKVADPVVSFCETVVESSSMKCFAETPNKKNKITMIAEPLEKGLAEDIENGVVSIDWNRKALGDFFKTKYDWDLLAARSIWAFGPDKQGPNILLDDTLPSEVDKTLLSAVKDSIVQGFQWGAREGPLCDEPIRNVKFKIVDARIAQLPLDRGSGQIIPTSRRVAYSAFLMATPRLMEPVYYVEIQTPIDCLSAIYTVLSRRRGHVTADVPQPGTPAYIVKAFLPVIESFGFETDLRYHTQGQAFCLSVFDHWAIVPGDPLDKSIALRPLEPAPIQHLAREFMVKTRRRKGMSEDVSINKFFDEAMVVELAHQAADIHQQMI from the exons ATGGATGATAATCTATATGATGAGTTTGGAAACTACATTGGTCCGGAAATCGAGTCTGACCAAGATAGTGACCgtgaggaagaagaagaagaagatcttCCAGAGAAGCCTCACGAAGATCATGATATGGTGTCTGATGGTGATGAGGAAATTAATGGTTCGAATGGATGGCTTACCACTTCTAATAATGATGTTGATATGGATAATCAGATTGTTCTTGCTGAAGACAAGAAATATTATCCGACTGCTGAAGAGGTTTACGGTGAAGATGTTGAAACTTTAGTTATGGATGAAGACGAGCAACCTCTTGAACAACCTATTATTAAGCCTGTGAGAAACATCAAGTTTGAGGTTGGTGTTAAGGATTCGTCGACTTATGTGTCTAGTCAGTTCCTTGTTGGTCTCATGTCGAATCCTTCTTTGGTTCGTAATGTTGCTCTTGTGGGTCATTTACAACATGGGAAGACCTTATTTATGGATATGTTGGTTGAGCAAACACATCATATGCCTACATTTGATATGAACAGTGAGAAGCATATGAGGTATACAGATACAAGGATTGATGAGCAAGAAAGAAGGATATCTATTAAGGCAGTTCCAATGTCGCTTGTTCTTGAAGATAGTAATTCAAAATCATACCTTTGTAACATCATGGATACTCCTGGTCATGTTAACTTCTCTGATGAAATGACTGCTGCTCTTAGGATTGCTGATGGTGCTGTGTTGATTGTGGATGCGGCAGAAGGAGTTATG GTAAATACAGAGAGGGCCATACGCCATGCAATCCAGGAGCGCTTGCCTATCGTATTAGTGATCAATAAG GTTGACAGGTTAATAACAGAGCTTAAACTGCCCCCAAAGGATGCTTACCATAAGCTTAGGCATACGCTTGAAGTTATTAATAACCACATAACTGCTGGCTCTTCAACTGCTGGAAGTGTCCAAGTTATAGATCCGGCTGCTGGGAATGTTTGTTTTGCAAGTGCTAATGCAGGATGGTCCTTCACTTTGCAATCATTTGCTAAACTATATCTCAAACTCCATGGCATCCCATTTGATGCTGACAAATTTGCATCTCGTCTTTGGGGAGATTGGTATTATCATCCAGATACCAGGGCTTTCAAGAAAAAATCCCCTGCAAGTGGAGGTGAAAGATCCTTTGTCCATTTTGTGCTGGAGCCCCTCTACAAGATATATAGTCAAGTGATTGGAGAACACAAGAAGAGTGTGGAGGCTACTCTTGCTGAGCTTGGTGTCACTCTCCCCAATGCAGcttataaattaaatgttaGGCCTTTGCTAAGGCTGGCATGCAGCAGAGTTTTTGGCTCAGCCTCAGGCTTTACTGATATGCTGGTTCAGCATATACCTTCTGCTAAGAATGCTGCAGCTAAAAAGGTTGATCATGTATACACAGGGCCAAAAGATTCAACAATTTACAAGGCCATGGTAGATTGTAATCCTTCTGGCCCATTAATGGTTAATGTGACCAAACTGTATCCCAAGTCCGATTGCAGTTCCTTTGATGCTTTCGGTAGGGTTTATAGTGGTCAAATTTTGACAGGACAGTCTGTAAAAGTGTTGGGAGAAGGCTATTCACCAGATGATGAGGAGGACATGACTGTAAAAGAAGTGACAAAATTATGGGTATATCAAGCTCGGTACAGGTTACCAATAAGTATGGCACCTCCTGGCTCTTGGGTTCTCATTGAAGGCGTGGATGCTTCAATTATGAAAACGGCAACACTCTGTAATGTGAATTATACCTATGAAGATGTTTACATATTCCGGCCTCTTCAATTCAATACTCTTCCAGTTGTGAAAACTGCTACGGAGCCACTCAATCCAAGTGAATTGCCAAAAATGGTGGAGGGTCTAAGGAAGATCAGTAAAAGCTATCCTCTAGCCATCACAAAAGTTGAAGAGTCTGGAGAGCACACAATTCTTGGTACTGGAGAGTTATATTTGGATTCTATAATGAAGGACCTTAGAGAGCTCTACTCTGAAGTAGAAGTCAAG GTGGCAGATCCTGTTGTCTCTTTTTGTGAAACAGTGGTTGAGTCTTCATCAATGAAATGTTTTGCTGAAACACccaataagaagaataaaataaccatG ATTGCAGAGCCATTGGAGAAAGGGCTTGCTGAAGACATTGAGAATGGGGTTGTAAGCATCGATTGGAACCGTAAAGCACTTGGTGATTTCTTCAAGACAAAATATGACTGGGATTTGCTTGCAGCACGATCCATATGGGCATTCGGCCCTGACAAGCAG GGGCCTAACATTTTATTGGACGACACACTACCTAGTGAAGTTGACAAAACATTGCTGAGTGCTGTCAAGGATTCTATTGTTCAAGG TTTTCAGTGGGGTGCACGAGAAGGACCGCTATGTGACGAACCAATCAGAAATGTTAAGTTCAAAATAGTTGATGCTAGGATTGCACAGTTACCACTGGATAGAGGATCTGGTCAGATTATTCCCACTTCCCGACGAGTCGCCTATTCAGCCTTTCTGATGGCAACCCCTCGACTCATGGAACCAGTATACTACGTGGAG ATACAAACACCAATCGACTGTCTCTCTGCAATATATACAGTGTTATCTCGTAGACGTGGACATGTTACAGCAGATGTTCCGCAGCCTGGGACTCCAGCTTACATTGTGAAG GCATTTCTACCTGTAATAGAGTCATTTGGTTTTGAGACGGACTTGAGGTACCATACCCAAGGGCAAGCATTTTGCCTTTCAGTCTTTGATCATTGGGCCATAGTACCTGGAGATCCCCTTGACAAGAGCATAGCTCTGCGGCCACTCGAACCCGCACCAATTCAGCACCTTGCTCGCGAATTTATGGTAAAGACAAGGCGTCGCAAG GGAATGAGTGAAGACGTTAGCATAAACAAGTTCTTCGATGAGGCTATGGTGGTGGAGCTTGCTCATCAAGCAGCTGATATTCATCAACAGATGATATGA
- the LOC8275707 gene encoding putative glycerol-3-phosphate transporter 5 isoform X1, with product MTLPPALYLFPSLNPPHKTIAFHKYLVLLITFLAYASFHASRKPPSIVKSVLGPNIQLNSSLAESNAVSLESNSSSTDTGWAPFNASDGTRRLGELDLAFLLSYSIGMYFAGHVGDRIDLRLFLVSGMMGSGILTIAFGLGYWFNVHFLGFFLGVQILCGLFQSIGWPCVVAVVGNWFGKAKRGFIMGVWNSHTSVGNIVGSVAASALLEYGWGWSFVVPGVLVILVGFLVFFFLVVSPEDTGLELPTQEIEMSQEVDGEENAEKVESEETGLIRSESESDSLAAIGFLEAWRLPGVAPFAFCLFFSKLVAYTFLYWLPFYIRNTAIAGVHLSHKTAGNLSTIFDIGGVFGGVLAGYISDLIGARAVTSTVFLSLSIPALIIYRVYGSVSMVTNIVLMFLSGLLVNGPYSLITTAVAADLGTQDAIKGNSRALATVTAIIDGTGSAGAALGPLLAGYISTIGWNSVFAMLIISILLAIMFLIRVVRTEIRG from the exons ATGACTCTACCTCCAGCACTTTACCTATTCCCCTCTCTTAATCCTCCGCACAAAACCATCGCTTTCCACAAATATCTCGTCCTTCTCATCACTTTTCTTGCTTATGCCTCTTTCCATGCCTCAAGAAAGCCACCAAGCATTGTCAAGAGCGTTCTTGGACCCAACATTCAATTAAATTCTTCATTGGCTGAATCCAATGCAGTTTCATTAGAATCCAATTCAAGTTCCACTGATACTGGTTGGGCTCCATTTAATGCCTCTGATGGGACTCGCAGGCTTGGGGAGCTTGATCTTGCATTCTTGTTATCCTATTCGATAGGAATGTATTTTGCTGGACATGTAGGGGATAGGATTGATTTGAGGTTGTTTCTTGTTTCCGGAATGATGGGTAGTGGTATTTTAACTATTGCTTTTGGGTTAGGCTATTGGTTTAATGTAcattttttaggtttttttcTGGGTGTGCAAATCTTGTGTGGTTTATTTCAGTCAATTGGGTGGCCTTGTGTTGTGGCAGTTGTTGGTAATTGGTTTGGAAAAGCAAAGAGAGGGTTTATAATGGGGGTTTGGAATTCACATACATCAGTAGGAAATATTGTTGGTTCAGTTGCGGCTTCTGCTCTTTTGGAGTATGGTTGGGGTTGGTCATTTGTGGTGCCTGGGGTTTTGGTGATTTTAGTTGGGTTTTtggtctttttttttcttgtggTTAGTCCTGAAGATACTGGACTTGAGCTCCCAACGCAAGAGATTGAAATGAGTCAAGAGGTGGATGGTGAGGAGAATGCTGAAAAAGTAGAATCAGAGGAAACAGGGCTTATTAGGAGTGAAAGTGAATCAGATTCTTTGGCTGCTATTGGGTTCTTGGAGGCTTGGAGATTACCTGGTGTTGCACCATTTGCTTTTTGCCTCTTCTTTTCGAAGCTAGTTGCTTATACATTTCTATATTGGTTGCCCTTCTACATAAGGAACACAG CTATTGCGGGTGTGCATTTGTCACATAAAACTGCTGGTAATCTTTCAACAATATTCGATATTGGAGGAGTCTTTGGTGGAGTTTTAGCAGGGTACATATCAGACTTGATTGGAGCTCGTGCAGTAACTTCAACTGTATTCTTGTCTCTATCAATCCCAGCTCTTATTATATATCGGGTTTATGGAAGTGTATCCATGGTCACCAATATTGTTTTGATGTTTCTTTCTGGATTGCTTGTAAATGGCCCGTACTCACTAATCACTACAGCTGTTGCAGCTGATCTTGGTACCCAGGATGCAATTAAGGGAAATTCTCGTGCCTTGGCTACTGTGACTGCAATTATAGATGGTACTGGTTCTGCTGGGGCTGCTCTTGGTCCACTATTGGCTGGGTATATTTCTACTATAGGGTGGAATAGTGTCTTTGCTATGCTCATAATCTCTATTTTGCTTGCAATTATGTTCTTGATTCGTGTTGTGAGAACTGAGATTAGAGGATAG
- the LOC8275707 gene encoding putative glycerol-3-phosphate transporter 5 isoform X2 codes for MTLPPALYLFPSLNPPHKTIAFHKYLVLLITFLAYASFHASRKPPSIVKSVLGPNIQLNSSLAESNAVSLESNSSSTDTGWAPFNASDGTRRLGELDLAFLLSYSIGMYFAGHVGDRIDLRLFLVSGMMGSGILTIAFGLGYWFNVHFLGFFLGVQILCGLFQSIGWPCVVAVVGNWFGKAKRGFIMGVWNSHTSVGNIVGSVAASALLEYGWGWSFVVPGVLVILVGFLVFFFLVVSPEDTGLELPTQEIEMSQEVDGEENAEKVESEETGLIRSESESDSLAAIGFLEAWRLPGVAPFAFCLFFSKLVAYTFLYWLPFYIRNTAVAADLGTQDAIKGNSRALATVTAIIDGTGSAGAALGPLLAGYISTIGWNSVFAMLIISILLAIMFLIRVVRTEIRG; via the exons ATGACTCTACCTCCAGCACTTTACCTATTCCCCTCTCTTAATCCTCCGCACAAAACCATCGCTTTCCACAAATATCTCGTCCTTCTCATCACTTTTCTTGCTTATGCCTCTTTCCATGCCTCAAGAAAGCCACCAAGCATTGTCAAGAGCGTTCTTGGACCCAACATTCAATTAAATTCTTCATTGGCTGAATCCAATGCAGTTTCATTAGAATCCAATTCAAGTTCCACTGATACTGGTTGGGCTCCATTTAATGCCTCTGATGGGACTCGCAGGCTTGGGGAGCTTGATCTTGCATTCTTGTTATCCTATTCGATAGGAATGTATTTTGCTGGACATGTAGGGGATAGGATTGATTTGAGGTTGTTTCTTGTTTCCGGAATGATGGGTAGTGGTATTTTAACTATTGCTTTTGGGTTAGGCTATTGGTTTAATGTAcattttttaggtttttttcTGGGTGTGCAAATCTTGTGTGGTTTATTTCAGTCAATTGGGTGGCCTTGTGTTGTGGCAGTTGTTGGTAATTGGTTTGGAAAAGCAAAGAGAGGGTTTATAATGGGGGTTTGGAATTCACATACATCAGTAGGAAATATTGTTGGTTCAGTTGCGGCTTCTGCTCTTTTGGAGTATGGTTGGGGTTGGTCATTTGTGGTGCCTGGGGTTTTGGTGATTTTAGTTGGGTTTTtggtctttttttttcttgtggTTAGTCCTGAAGATACTGGACTTGAGCTCCCAACGCAAGAGATTGAAATGAGTCAAGAGGTGGATGGTGAGGAGAATGCTGAAAAAGTAGAATCAGAGGAAACAGGGCTTATTAGGAGTGAAAGTGAATCAGATTCTTTGGCTGCTATTGGGTTCTTGGAGGCTTGGAGATTACCTGGTGTTGCACCATTTGCTTTTTGCCTCTTCTTTTCGAAGCTAGTTGCTTATACATTTCTATATTGGTTGCCCTTCTACATAAGGAACACAG CTGTTGCAGCTGATCTTGGTACCCAGGATGCAATTAAGGGAAATTCTCGTGCCTTGGCTACTGTGACTGCAATTATAGATGGTACTGGTTCTGCTGGGGCTGCTCTTGGTCCACTATTGGCTGGGTATATTTCTACTATAGGGTGGAATAGTGTCTTTGCTATGCTCATAATCTCTATTTTGCTTGCAATTATGTTCTTGATTCGTGTTGTGAGAACTGAGATTAGAGGATAG